Proteins encoded in a region of the Salinicoccus sp. RF5 genome:
- a CDS encoding aminotransferase class I/II-fold pyridoxal phosphate-dependent enzyme, producing MANRLIESIPPSYFKTAMASNVEQGPLPLINLAVGIPDGETPGPILDAASDALYNEENQRYGLFRGKQSFKDAIIRFYSDQYGVELSEHNIAILYGTKSALVQFPMLFIEPGEGVYLPNPGYPDYAAGVRLARGEVYDLPLLPENGYLPDYDRLPDDELDNARLLYLNYPSNPLGAVADKEFFDRTVARFKGTKTRIVHDFAYAPFSFEGRHPSMLESDPDLECAIEIYSLSKGFNMSGFRVGFAVGNHEMIEAINTYQDHTQTGMWGVLQDASIAALENAGEILPHQEEKFRRRSALVTGAFKEMGIPINPIRGGIFGWIRVPEGHDGESFREFLMKEQSILVTPGIPFGSRGSGYIRISLAVRDQMLEDVISRFGNIRHLWQ from the coding sequence ATGGCAAACAGACTGATTGAGAGCATACCACCCAGCTATTTCAAAACAGCGATGGCGAGCAATGTGGAACAGGGTCCACTGCCGCTGATCAACCTGGCGGTCGGCATCCCGGATGGGGAGACGCCGGGCCCGATCCTGGATGCGGCGTCCGATGCCCTATATAATGAAGAGAACCAGCGGTACGGTCTTTTCAGAGGGAAGCAGTCCTTCAAGGATGCGATCATCAGGTTCTACTCCGACCAGTATGGTGTGGAACTTTCAGAGCATAATATAGCGATACTCTATGGTACGAAAAGTGCCCTGGTCCAGTTTCCGATGCTGTTCATCGAACCGGGCGAGGGTGTCTATCTGCCGAACCCGGGCTATCCGGACTACGCGGCCGGCGTGAGGCTTGCACGCGGGGAGGTCTATGATCTTCCGCTTCTTCCCGAAAACGGGTACCTGCCGGATTACGATAGGTTGCCGGACGATGAGCTCGATAATGCCAGGCTCCTCTACTTGAACTATCCATCCAACCCGCTCGGCGCCGTTGCAGACAAGGAATTCTTCGACCGCACGGTGGCGCGGTTCAAAGGTACGAAGACGCGGATCGTCCATGATTTCGCCTATGCGCCGTTCTCCTTCGAAGGTCGGCATCCGAGTATGCTCGAAAGCGACCCGGATCTGGAGTGTGCCATCGAGATATACTCACTTTCCAAGGGCTTCAACATGTCCGGTTTCCGGGTGGGCTTTGCGGTAGGCAACCATGAAATGATCGAAGCGATCAATACGTATCAGGATCATACCCAGACAGGGATGTGGGGTGTCCTGCAGGATGCATCCATTGCAGCATTGGAAAATGCAGGAGAGATACTGCCGCACCAGGAGGAGAAGTTCCGGCGGCGGAGTGCCCTGGTGACCGGGGCATTCAAAGAGATGGGCATCCCGATCAATCCCATAAGGGGCGGAATATTCGGATGGATCCGTGTGCCGGAAGGCCATGATGGGGAGTCCTTCAGGGAGTTTCTGATGAAGGAGCAGTCCATCCTCGTGACCCCGGGCATTCCCTTCGGATCGAGGGGGAGCGGCTACATCAGAATATCCCTTGCCGTCAGGGATCAGATGCTGGAAGATGTTATTTCCCGCTTTGGGAATATCCGTCATCTATGGCAGTGA
- a CDS encoding MetQ/NlpA family ABC transporter substrate-binding protein, protein MRGILIFLASTLAVIIGSSALLYEGEGEVITIGASTGPYSDMVNFALKPALEEQGYVVEIVEYTDYIQPNNALHNGDLDANLYQNKSFMQDFNNENGTDFINLIQVPTAPMGLYSSEFDSIAEIENGSEVALPLDPVNSSRGFQTLMDAGLIEIAEDANMLAIEEEDILQNNKNLEFVYQDSGQLPRSVDQIGLSLVPGNFALASGMDLADALQLENMNENFRNQIVINAEDEETELSRSLIEAVESEHFKQTIDNQFQGFDKPEGF, encoded by the coding sequence ATGCGCGGAATATTGATATTTCTTGCTTCGACACTGGCAGTGATCATCGGATCGAGCGCCCTGCTCTATGAAGGGGAGGGCGAGGTCATTACAATCGGTGCATCAACGGGGCCGTACAGTGATATGGTGAACTTTGCACTGAAGCCGGCACTTGAAGAGCAGGGTTATGTGGTGGAAATCGTCGAATATACGGATTACATCCAGCCGAACAATGCGCTGCATAATGGCGACCTCGATGCCAACCTCTATCAGAACAAGTCGTTCATGCAGGACTTCAACAACGAAAATGGCACCGACTTCATCAACCTGATCCAGGTGCCGACTGCACCGATGGGGCTCTATTCCAGCGAGTTTGATTCCATCGCAGAGATTGAGAATGGCAGCGAAGTCGCATTGCCGCTCGATCCGGTCAATTCCTCCAGAGGGTTCCAGACACTGATGGACGCAGGACTGATAGAAATAGCTGAAGATGCCAATATGCTGGCCATCGAAGAAGAAGACATCCTTCAGAACAATAAGAACCTCGAGTTCGTCTACCAGGATTCGGGTCAGCTGCCGAGGAGTGTAGATCAGATTGGACTCTCGCTTGTGCCAGGCAACTTCGCCCTGGCAAGCGGCATGGATCTGGCGGATGCACTGCAGCTTGAGAATATGAACGAGAATTTCCGGAACCAGATTGTCATCAATGCAGAGGATGAGGAGACGGAACTTTCCCGTTCCCTGATCGAAGCCGTCGAGTCTGAGCATTTTAAACAGACGATAGACAATCAGTTCCAGGGCTTCGATAAACCGGAGGGATTCTAA
- a CDS encoding methionine ABC transporter permease codes for MQRLTEIAPLLYRALLETTLMVSISIFFAVLLGLPLGILLYITANPLLFRIKPLNQFLGAVTNVIRSFPFIILIVAIMPIATWLTNSSHGPVFASVALSLAAIPLFARLVETSFNGVNTGVIEASIAGGASLWLIVTDVLIPESKRGITQAITLTIISIVAFSATAGVVGGGGIGDLAIRYGYYRYDTVTMVATVVVLIIIVQLIQLIGDYLSQRQEGN; via the coding sequence ATGCAGAGATTGACTGAGATTGCACCGCTCCTTTACCGTGCACTGCTTGAGACGACACTGATGGTTTCCATCTCCATCTTCTTTGCGGTGCTGCTCGGGCTGCCGCTCGGCATACTGCTCTATATCACGGCGAATCCGCTGCTGTTTCGGATAAAGCCTTTAAACCAGTTTCTGGGCGCAGTGACCAACGTCATCCGCTCATTCCCATTCATCATACTGATCGTCGCAATCATGCCGATTGCGACATGGCTGACGAACAGTTCGCATGGTCCTGTATTTGCGAGCGTGGCGTTGTCGCTCGCAGCCATCCCGCTGTTTGCACGGCTTGTTGAAACAAGCTTCAACGGCGTCAATACGGGTGTCATTGAGGCGAGCATCGCCGGTGGTGCCTCCCTATGGCTGATCGTGACGGACGTCCTGATTCCGGAATCGAAACGCGGGATCACCCAGGCGATTACGCTGACGATCATCTCCATCGTCGCATTCAGTGCAACGGCGGGGGTGGTCGGCGGGGGCGGCATCGGCGACCTTGCCATCAGATATGGCTATTACCGCTATGATACGGTGACGATGGTTGCGACAGTCGTCGTGCTGATCATCATCGTCCAGCTGATACAGCTCATTGGGGACTACTTGAGCCAAAGACAGGAGGGGAACTGA
- a CDS encoding methionine ABC transporter ATP-binding protein: protein MAIVLEDVSKTYEVKGKRIEALKKLSLTIEEGEIFGLIGFSGAGKSTLLRLINLLEAPSSGKVNVNGTELGSLTGEDLRIRRQKIGMIFQQFNLIESKTVYQNIEFVLKASKYDKKKTRGRIEELLDLVGLGDKADSYPKNLSGGQKQRVGIARALANHPDVLLCDEATSALDPDTTKTILKLLKRINRELGITIVLITHEMEVIKEVADRVGVMTEGEVVEIDDVYSIFSHPKHDVTRGFVQDIYDFVIPSHIEVNDRSEVITIKFLNEHAEANYVNQLYRHFECDISILNGRIEYIHDMPLGFLMLHIKGEPDEIARLKSFIDESKGIERAEIYAEID, encoded by the coding sequence ATGGCAATTGTGCTTGAAGATGTGTCGAAGACATATGAGGTCAAGGGGAAGAGGATCGAGGCTTTGAAAAAACTTTCCCTGACGATAGAGGAAGGGGAGATATTTGGACTGATCGGCTTTAGCGGGGCAGGGAAGAGTACGCTGCTCAGACTGATCAATCTGCTTGAGGCACCGAGTTCCGGCAAAGTGAACGTGAACGGGACTGAGCTTGGAAGTCTGACGGGGGAGGACCTCAGAATCCGCCGGCAGAAAATCGGCATGATCTTTCAGCAGTTCAATCTGATCGAATCGAAGACGGTCTATCAGAATATTGAATTCGTTCTTAAGGCAAGCAAGTATGACAAAAAGAAAACGCGGGGACGGATCGAGGAACTTCTCGACCTTGTCGGACTCGGCGACAAGGCGGACAGCTATCCGAAAAATCTGAGCGGCGGCCAGAAGCAGCGTGTCGGCATCGCACGGGCCCTTGCGAACCATCCGGATGTCCTGCTGTGCGATGAAGCGACCAGTGCACTAGACCCCGATACGACGAAGACCATCCTGAAACTTCTGAAGCGGATCAATAGGGAGCTTGGCATCACAATCGTCTTGATCACCCATGAAATGGAAGTCATAAAGGAAGTTGCAGACCGTGTCGGCGTCATGACGGAAGGTGAAGTTGTAGAGATCGATGACGTCTACAGCATATTCAGCCATCCGAAGCATGATGTGACGAGGGGCTTCGTACAGGATATATATGATTTTGTCATCCCTTCCCATATCGAGGTGAACGATCGTTCCGAAGTGATTACGATCAAATTCCTCAACGAGCATGCTGAGGCGAACTATGTGAACCAGCTCTACCGCCATTTTGAATGTGACATCAGCATTCTGAACGGACGCATCGAATACATACATGATATGCCTCTCGGCTTCCTGATGCTCCACATCAAGGGCGAACCGGACGAAATAGCGCGTCTGAAAAGCTTCATCGATGAATCCAAAGGAATAGAAAGGGCTGAAATCTATGCAGAGATTGACTGA
- a CDS encoding ABC transporter ATP-binding protein has product MKEMKILMGYAFKFRRHFILGISLMVLMVGFELLGPFIAMQILDRHIQDGTGEIEMLPIYQLLGVFLSIKMMHAIFSYLQEIVLQKSGALVVQDIRNDVFRHVQKLPIRYFDDLPAGKVVARITNDTESILHMFSEVLPMFLVSTLTIGGITAVTFFINFWAGLAMLMVIPLVLIWMVLYRKYSEGYNHMRRERNSDINAMLNESISGMPIIQTFNRESQVTEEFKNLNDGYVRSSNSLIRLESATGENLMGTFRSLLFAVLVYIFASAFLDGSAALSVGTMYILVDYITRYFNPLFEIIRQLDIYEQARVAALKVFELLDAQAEEDDTGVLGEFDGHIAFERVGFSYDGKNQMLEDINMEVSPGETVALVGHTGSGKSSIINLLMRFYDPTGGTIRFDGRDIRTIGKQSLRQYMSIVLQDPFIYSGTLLFNLRLNNTDITKAEAEAALVSVGGAEMLSRLPDGVHTELAERGSTLSLGERQLISFARALVFDPKVLVLDEATSNIDSETEQMIQHAMKVVSRNRTTFIIAHRLSTIQHADQILLLDAGRIVERGSHEALLKSGGEYAKMYTMQVAHVSGVE; this is encoded by the coding sequence ATGAAGGAAATGAAAATATTAATGGGCTATGCCTTTAAGTTCCGAAGGCATTTCATCCTGGGGATATCGCTCATGGTGCTGATGGTCGGATTCGAACTGCTCGGGCCTTTTATTGCCATGCAGATCCTCGACCGTCATATACAGGATGGTACAGGGGAGATAGAAATGCTGCCGATCTACCAGCTCCTTGGCGTATTCCTCAGCATCAAGATGATGCACGCCATCTTCAGCTACCTGCAGGAAATCGTGCTGCAGAAATCGGGTGCCCTCGTAGTGCAGGACATCCGCAACGATGTCTTCCGGCATGTGCAGAAGCTGCCGATCCGCTACTTCGACGATCTGCCGGCCGGCAAGGTGGTTGCCCGAATCACGAATGATACGGAATCCATCCTGCATATGTTCTCAGAGGTGCTGCCGATGTTTCTGGTGAGCACTCTGACCATCGGCGGCATTACGGCAGTGACATTCTTCATCAACTTCTGGGCGGGACTTGCCATGCTCATGGTCATCCCTCTCGTCCTCATATGGATGGTGCTCTACAGGAAGTATTCGGAAGGGTACAATCATATGCGGCGGGAGCGGAACAGCGACATCAACGCCATGCTGAATGAGTCGATCAGCGGCATGCCGATCATCCAGACCTTCAACCGGGAATCCCAGGTGACGGAGGAGTTCAAAAATCTGAACGATGGCTATGTCAGAAGTTCGAACAGCCTGATCAGACTTGAAAGTGCCACTGGAGAGAACCTTATGGGGACCTTCCGTTCCCTGCTGTTCGCTGTGCTGGTCTATATATTCGCCTCCGCTTTCCTCGACGGGTCGGCAGCCCTGTCGGTCGGGACGATGTATATCCTGGTCGACTATATTACACGCTACTTCAACCCGTTGTTCGAGATCATCCGCCAATTGGATATATATGAACAGGCGCGGGTGGCAGCGCTCAAAGTGTTCGAACTGCTGGATGCTCAGGCAGAAGAGGATGACACGGGTGTGCTTGGCGAATTTGATGGACATATCGCCTTCGAACGGGTTGGTTTTTCATATGACGGCAAAAATCAGATGCTTGAGGACATCAATATGGAAGTATCACCGGGAGAGACGGTGGCACTTGTCGGCCATACAGGGTCCGGCAAAAGTTCGATCATCAACCTGCTGATGCGGTTCTATGACCCGACCGGGGGCACCATACGGTTCGATGGCAGGGATATCCGAACCATCGGCAAGCAGTCTTTGAGGCAGTACATGTCGATTGTGCTCCAGGATCCCTTCATCTACAGCGGGACGCTGCTGTTCAACCTCAGGCTGAACAATACCGATATTACGAAAGCGGAGGCAGAGGCGGCGCTCGTGAGTGTGGGTGGAGCTGAAATGCTCTCCAGGCTGCCGGATGGCGTGCATACAGAACTTGCAGAACGCGGTTCGACACTGTCCCTTGGGGAACGGCAGCTGATTTCATTCGCACGTGCCTTGGTGTTCGATCCGAAGGTGCTCGTACTGGATGAGGCGACAAGCAACATCGATTCGGAGACGGAGCAGATGATCCAGCATGCCATGAAGGTCGTAAGCCGGAATCGGACGACATTCATCATTGCACACAGACTCTCGACGATCCAGCATGCAGATCAGATCCTCCTGCTTGATGCCGGACGTATTGTCGAGCGGGGCAGTCATGAGGCCCTCCTCAAATCGGGCGGAGAATACGCCAAGATGTACACCATGCAGGTGGCCCATGTATCCGGAGTGGAATAA
- a CDS encoding ABC transporter ATP-binding protein, producing the protein MFDFLWKLKWYFGEHKWKYTTIVLVLLVANILEIIPPQLIGWTIDAIAGGEMTERLMWQLVGVFIVVTILTYVATYLWAYLLFDGAVKIESIIRMKLMRKFLLMSPSFYERNRTGDLMAKATNDLKSVNQAAGMGLLTLVDATTFMLTIILVMGFTISWQLTFFALLPLPILAIVEQRLGKRINEAHTESQEAFGSMNDSVLEIVEGVKLTRSYVQEGAENRRFRGMTDDYLEKFMKVERLDALFQPLTIIVTTFSFMVAFGYGAVLANRGLITVGDIVAFNVYLNMLIWPMFAVGMLFNVMQRGNASLTRINSVLDMEDDVNDSGVHGIQESNMDFDHVSFQYPLSGRTNLADVSLTLKSGQTLGIVGRTGSGKSTLIKQLLKFYPEGQGRLVIDGRPIAELDRGTLREKVGYVSQENILFSRTVRENILFGNPGATEAQLEDAIHLSALDQDLKRMPEGLETMVGEKGIALSGGQKQRISIARSLIRDPDILILDDALSAVDAKTEKRIIDGIRRNRTDKTTIIVTHRLSAIQHADLIVVLDDGRIIEMGTHDELSASDGWYSRQNDYYLKGGAST; encoded by the coding sequence ATGTTTGATTTTTTATGGAAATTGAAATGGTATTTTGGAGAACATAAATGGAAGTATACGACAATCGTACTTGTACTGCTTGTGGCGAATATCCTTGAAATCATTCCGCCGCAGCTGATTGGCTGGACCATCGATGCCATTGCCGGTGGGGAAATGACGGAGCGCCTGATGTGGCAGCTGGTCGGTGTATTCATCGTGGTGACCATACTGACTTACGTGGCGACATATCTATGGGCCTATCTGCTCTTCGACGGGGCGGTGAAGATCGAAAGCATCATCAGGATGAAGCTGATGCGGAAGTTCCTGCTCATGTCGCCGAGCTTCTATGAACGCAATCGGACGGGCGACCTGATGGCGAAGGCGACGAACGACCTGAAGAGCGTAAATCAGGCCGCTGGCATGGGACTTTTGACCCTGGTGGATGCGACGACTTTCATGCTGACGATCATACTGGTCATGGGATTCACGATTTCCTGGCAGCTGACTTTCTTTGCACTGTTGCCGCTGCCGATATTGGCGATTGTCGAGCAGCGACTCGGCAAAAGGATCAACGAGGCGCATACGGAGAGCCAGGAGGCGTTTGGATCTATGAACGATTCGGTGCTCGAAATCGTGGAAGGGGTGAAGCTCACACGGAGCTATGTGCAGGAGGGAGCCGAGAACAGACGGTTCAGGGGGATGACGGACGACTATCTGGAGAAATTCATGAAAGTGGAGCGTCTTGATGCATTATTCCAGCCGTTGACGATCATCGTCACGACATTCAGCTTCATGGTCGCATTCGGCTATGGCGCAGTGCTTGCGAACCGCGGCCTCATAACTGTCGGAGACATTGTGGCCTTCAATGTCTATCTGAACATGCTGATATGGCCGATGTTCGCCGTCGGCATGCTGTTTAATGTCATGCAGCGGGGAAATGCTTCGCTGACACGCATCAACAGTGTTCTGGATATGGAGGATGATGTGAATGATAGTGGCGTGCATGGAATCCAGGAATCAAATATGGATTTCGACCACGTCTCGTTCCAGTATCCACTGAGTGGCAGAACGAACCTGGCCGATGTATCACTCACGCTAAAAAGCGGTCAGACGCTCGGCATTGTCGGCAGGACGGGCAGCGGTAAATCGACGCTCATCAAACAGCTTCTGAAGTTCTATCCTGAAGGGCAGGGGAGGCTGGTCATTGATGGCCGGCCGATAGCGGAGCTTGACCGGGGAACACTGCGGGAGAAGGTGGGGTATGTCTCCCAGGAGAACATCCTCTTCTCAAGGACGGTACGGGAGAACATCCTGTTCGGAAATCCCGGGGCGACTGAGGCACAGCTTGAGGATGCAATCCATCTTAGTGCGCTCGATCAGGATCTCAAGCGGATGCCCGAGGGACTCGAGACGATGGTTGGTGAAAAGGGCATCGCCCTGAGCGGCGGCCAGAAGCAGCGGATCTCCATTGCACGGAGTCTGATTCGGGATCCGGATATACTGATCCTGGATGACGCCCTCAGTGCCGTGGATGCAAAAACGGAAAAGAGGATCATCGACGGCATCCGTAGGAATCGTACAGATAAGACGACCATCATCGTGACACACAGGCTGTCTGCCATCCAGCATGCTGACCTGATCGTTGTCCTGGATGACGGCCGGATCATAGAGATGGGGACCCATGATGAGTTGTCCGCTTCAGATGGCTGGTACAGCCGGCAGAACGACTATTATCTGAAGGGGGGTGCATCGACATGA
- the radC gene encoding DNA repair protein RadC has product MTLLIKEMHDSDKPRERLMNYGPDKLTNQELLGIIINTGNREESSITVANRIIKDMKTIRELRGLTYQELISVKGIGEAKAVTILAVIELAIRMHTHSLEEDIYIKSPDDVSDLLMEKMRYYQQEHFVVLYLSTKNMVIHQETMFKGSLNTSIVHPREVYKEAVKRSAAAIICVHNHPSGDPSPSREDIEVTRRLHECGEMIGVDFLDHIIIGSGKYISLKEMNFIK; this is encoded by the coding sequence ATGACACTATTAATCAAAGAAATGCATGATTCTGACAAACCACGTGAGAGGTTGATGAACTACGGACCAGACAAACTTACCAACCAGGAACTGTTGGGCATCATCATCAATACCGGCAACAGGGAAGAATCGAGCATAACAGTGGCAAATAGAATCATAAAAGATATGAAAACCATACGTGAGCTCAGAGGCCTGACCTACCAGGAACTGATAAGTGTAAAGGGGATTGGGGAGGCGAAGGCCGTAACAATTCTTGCTGTAATTGAGCTTGCAATCAGAATGCATACGCATTCACTTGAGGAAGATATTTATATAAAGAGTCCGGATGACGTAAGTGATCTTCTGATGGAGAAGATGAGATATTATCAACAGGAACATTTCGTGGTTCTGTATTTATCAACGAAAAATATGGTGATTCATCAGGAGACGATGTTCAAAGGTTCTTTGAACACCTCCATAGTTCACCCAAGGGAAGTATATAAGGAAGCAGTAAAAAGAAGTGCAGCAGCAATCATTTGTGTACACAATCATCCAAGTGGAGACCCCTCACCTTCCAGAGAGGATATAGAAGTTACTAGAAGACTTCATGAATGTGGGGAGATGATAGGAGTTGATTTTCTAGACCACATCATTATTGGTTCGGGAAAGTATATCAGTTTAAAGGAAATGAATTTCATTAAATGA
- a CDS encoding A24 family peptidase, with protein MVWIILFGGICASFMVAVTEAKHLNILYRRSRCDSCHHTLTWMELIPVASFVLLKGKCSQCKSNIDIGSFICELLLIFFYLLPIFYDLSLKDLTLYYLMITILIPVALNDFKTFTIPNHMSLLFLFTGLFLTDLQYIEPFKDIVIILILHLFYLLFSDSVGYGDIKLFTVITLITPVNFFVYTILLTYIIGGLFIIILHFYKSDMPRKIPLVPFITNALILAFILYEEINTIYFGGFL; from the coding sequence ATGGTATGGATTATATTGTTTGGTGGTATATGCGCTTCATTCATGGTTGCAGTTACAGAAGCAAAACATTTAAACATTCTTTATAGAAGAAGCAGGTGTGATTCATGTCATCATACTCTGACATGGATGGAGTTGATTCCGGTTGCCAGCTTCGTGTTACTAAAAGGAAAATGTTCCCAATGTAAAAGTAATATTGATATTGGTTCTTTTATTTGTGAACTATTACTGATTTTCTTTTATCTCCTTCCCATATTTTACGACCTGTCCCTAAAGGATCTCACGTTGTATTATCTTATGATTACTATACTCATACCTGTTGCTCTGAATGATTTCAAAACTTTTACGATTCCAAATCATATGAGTCTATTGTTTCTTTTTACCGGGCTTTTTCTGACAGATCTACAATATATCGAACCTTTTAAAGATATAGTCATTATTCTCATACTTCATTTGTTCTATCTGCTATTTTCGGATTCTGTAGGTTATGGTGACATCAAGCTTTTTACAGTCATCACACTGATAACACCGGTCAATTTCTTCGTCTATACAATTCTTCTGACCTATATAATAGGAGGACTGTTTATAATAATTCTTCACTTTTATAAAAGTGATATGCCACGCAAAATACCTCTTGTTCCTTTCATCACAAATGCGCTTATCCTAGCATTCATCCTTTATGAAGAGATAAACACAATCTATTTCGGAGGGTTCCTATGA
- a CDS encoding SprT-like domain-containing protein, producing MEQIQLEQHADAFLKREFGMPLDIPIRISKRMKSRLGAFRIKYIRGKPQDKEMEIVMSHTFINNNPSETILDVLYHECVHYALFAKNQPYRDSDATFIRTLDRLGISRTRTHMYRGESYLYECKKCRYQFSRNMKGYEKRYICRRCRGRFTYVGVVERI from the coding sequence ATGGAACAGATACAACTGGAGCAGCATGCAGATGCTTTCCTCAAAAGGGAATTCGGCATGCCACTTGATATACCGATCCGCATTTCAAAGCGTATGAAATCAAGACTCGGTGCCTTCCGCATAAAATACATACGGGGCAAACCGCAGGATAAGGAAATGGAGATCGTGATGTCACATACTTTCATCAATAATAATCCCTCCGAAACCATTCTTGATGTGTTGTACCACGAATGCGTCCACTATGCACTCTTCGCCAAAAATCAGCCCTACAGAGATTCTGATGCCACATTCATCAGAACCCTCGATCGCCTTGGGATTTCCAGAACACGGACCCATATGTATAGAGGAGAGAGCTACCTGTATGAATGCAAGAAGTGCAGGTACCAGTTCAGCAGGAATATGAAAGGGTATGAGAAGCGGTATATATGCCGTAGGTGCCGTGGACGGTTTACTTATGTCGGAGTTGTTGAGAGAATTTGA
- a CDS encoding LLM class flavin-dependent oxidoreductase: protein MRLSVLDQAPVTKGNTGVDALRKSEELAVLADELGYYRMWMAEHHGIGSVVSSAPEITAARLAAKTENIRIGTGGVMMMHYSPLKMAEVFKTLSAFSPGRIDFGVGRAPGGDGRAVYALSEGKRPEMDNMYEKYQIALQLINDETPEGRLFGSTPAVPDNVTLPEAWMLGSSGNSAIETAKMGVGYSFAQFFNGELSREILDAYRRNFKPSAFMEKPEINVCYMVTAAETREEAEYQAKPQDIAGLWLSQGRIEKSLTPEEAKDYPLTEMDKMKIQQRRPLHIVGSAKEVAEKLQAEQEMYGFDEAMIVSIPHAQETRLDVYKLLAKELL from the coding sequence ATGAGATTAAGTGTACTGGACCAGGCACCTGTGACAAAAGGCAACACCGGCGTGGATGCGCTCAGGAAATCGGAGGAACTGGCGGTGCTTGCTGACGAACTCGGCTATTACCGCATGTGGATGGCTGAACACCACGGCATCGGATCCGTCGTCAGCTCCGCTCCGGAAATTACGGCGGCGCGGCTTGCGGCAAAGACTGAAAATATCCGCATCGGCACAGGCGGTGTCATGATGATGCACTATTCACCACTCAAGATGGCTGAAGTGTTCAAGACGCTCAGTGCATTCTCACCCGGACGGATCGACTTCGGCGTGGGCCGTGCACCCGGTGGAGACGGCAGGGCGGTCTATGCACTGTCGGAAGGCAAGCGTCCCGAGATGGACAACATGTATGAGAAGTACCAGATTGCACTTCAACTGATCAATGATGAGACACCGGAAGGCAGACTGTTCGGCTCGACCCCTGCTGTACCGGACAATGTGACATTGCCGGAAGCATGGATGCTCGGGTCAAGCGGCAACAGTGCCATCGAGACCGCCAAGATGGGTGTCGGATATTCATTCGCCCAGTTCTTCAATGGTGAACTGAGCCGTGAAATACTCGATGCCTACAGAAGGAACTTCAAGCCTTCAGCATTCATGGAGAAGCCGGAAATCAACGTATGCTACATGGTGACGGCAGCTGAGACGCGGGAAGAAGCGGAATACCAGGCAAAGCCGCAGGACATTGCAGGTCTATGGCTCTCACAGGGCAGGATCGAGAAATCCCTGACCCCGGAGGAAGCGAAAGACTATCCACTCACCGAGATGGACAAGATGAAGATCCAGCAGCGCCGTCCGCTCCATATCGTCGGATCGGCGAAGGAAGTTGCCGAAAAGCTGCAGGCCGAGCAGGAGATGTACGGCTTCGATGAAGCGATGATCGTCAGTATCCCACACGCGCAGGAGACACGTCTTGATGTCTACAAATTGCTCGCGAAAGAATTGCTCTAA
- a CDS encoding DUF896 domain-containing protein codes for MIIGLDRINELARKQKQIGLTDEERAEQQQLREDYMRQFRGQVLDNLAGLTVIDPLGNDVTPAKLKREQELNRLFEQ; via the coding sequence ATGATTATAGGACTCGATAGGATCAATGAACTTGCAAGGAAGCAGAAGCAGATTGGGCTGACGGATGAAGAGCGTGCGGAGCAGCAGCAGCTGAGGGAAGACTATATGCGCCAGTTCCGCGGACAGGTGCTCGACAACCTCGCTGGCCTCACGGTCATCGATCCGCTCGGCAATGACGTGACCCCTGCAAAGCTGAAGCGTGAACAGGAACTCAATAGACTCTTCGAACAATAG